Genomic DNA from Novipirellula galeiformis:
CGAACATCTACAGTCGCTGAGCCGATTTGCGTTTGATCGACTGTTCGCTGCGGAACGCGGTCGCGAGTGGTTTCACGAAACGCAATTGCAACAAGTCACGACGTCAGACGGGGTGTCAGAAACACCATTGTTACAGAGTCGGTTTATCGATCGGGGCGACGCGATGATCGATGAATACCGGTTTTCCTGCCCCGCGTTTCAGACATTCTTTGCGGCATTGCATGTCACCTCAATTCAATGTGCCACAACCCAAGCCGCGATTTTTGACCAAGCGATCCATGCCTCCAATCGCACCGAGGTACTCAACCACGCCGTAGGATTAAGTGAAGCGTTTCGCAAAGTGAGTCTGGAACGGGCTGCGTATTGGCTGCGGCATGGCGATGGTTTCCACCAGATTCTTTTGCGGTTGGCAAAGCTTGCCGCGATCGCTCGCCAAGTTCAAGGCAACGTTCATGCAAACGATGCGAAGTCCAAGGATTGGTCTAGCTTGATTGAACCGATCCGCAACAAACTGTGGCGATTGACCCAGGAAAGTTGCGATCCCATTGCGACCCGCGCGTACGTTCAAAGTTTAGCGGAATTGGATCCTGCATTCTTGCTTCGCAAAGCGATCTCATCGGTCGACTTGGATGAGTTTGTGCTGAGGTGTATCCACCGATGTCTTCCGGATGATTCCGGTTTCGGCGGCGAGAGGGTCCCGCGGCGAAACGTCACTCGAGAGGGAGGTGACTTGCCGCATGCCACGCTCGTTCCGCTAGAGCGAGATCGTGTGGTTCGTCGATTGGCGGCACTCTCGCCCGATCACCCCGAGGTCAAACAGGGCATCCAGCGGTTGGCGGGCCAGTCGGTTCGCGATGGCGCTAACGTGATCATGGCGATCGCATCGGCGAGCATGGTTTGTGGTGACGTTCGCGCCACCGCGATCGAGATCGCGATGCGGTCTGCGGATCAGCGAATTCTCGATTGCATGGCAAACCAAATCGAGCGGGAGCATGATCCACGAGTTCAAAAGTCGCTGCTGCGTTTGGCCTTGGAACGACCCGTCGCATTCGATTTAGGCTGGCTCGAGACGCAAATTCGGAAAGACCTGGAGCACTCGTTTCATTCCTTGATGGTGCGGGTCTACGGCTGCGGTGCCGCGCCACGGACGCCAGACGAACGTTTGCGAATACGCCGTTTCTTCAGTGATTTGGTCATTTCGGCAATGAACCACGGCGACTCTCGCTCAACTGGATCGCTCACCGAATGTCTCCGCCTCGTTGCTCACACCGATGCGGGCGGGTTGGTGGACGATCGCGTCGTGTCGGCGGCCATCGATCGGATGATTCGTTTTAGCAAGGCACCTCAAAGCCAACGTCCCGAGGGAGTGTTGCTTGCCGCTCGCGTCCTGGTGGGCATTCCCAGCTTGGGGAATCGAATTCACTTGAAAAAGACCTTGGACGTGGCCTTGGACTTGGTTTCGTCGTGGAGCACGGGCACGATTCCGCTGACCGAAGCGGAGGTCATGCGCAGAGAGCGTTTTGCCACGGCGATCGCGCAATGTCTGGTCGAAGTCGATTGCGGCCTCCTGCTTGGTTACGACCGGTCGTGTCGCCCCGTCCAAACGGCGCTCCAATCGGCTGCGTTCGAGCATGGTTGGCTGGTGTTCAACGAACGTGTTCTCGATCGGGATGGAGTTGAAATTGCCATTGCCGATGGCGATTCACTCGATCCCGTCGGTTGCACGACGTCCGAAGCGATTCAAGAAATCATGCACGACCTTCCTCCGCGGCAACGAAGTGACTTTCTTAGTTACTGGCATATGGTTTGCGAAGGAGACGCCGACTATGTGCTCACCGAGCGAGAAACGGTTCATGAAGCCATTTGTACCGTGATGGCATCGGATTTGAATACCGAACTGAGTGAACGTTTATGGTCGTGTTACCAAGAGGGCAAACCTCCTAGTTTCGCTTCGTGGAAAAAGAACCTCGCTCGCGTGGTTCAGCGTTATGAGAATCGTCCTGAATTACTTGCTCACTTGCAGCAATTGGGCTTGGGGATCCATAAACGAAAACCGCGATAGGGAGTGAGGAGTGACGCTCTTCACGCGGTTCTACCGTAGCTTCAACACGCCGCGGATTTTGGCATTGACGATCGGGTCTCGCTCGTCGACGAGTCGTTGACGGAGTTTTTGGTTCATTGCGCTGTCGTTCATCGTGGCGATCACGGAAATCGTGCGCAGCCGCACTTCTCGACTTTCATCGTTCAGCAATAGCGTCAACCACGGCCGAGGGTCATCGATGCTCGAGCGAGAAATCGTATCCACCAATTCGATTCGCGACCCCACGTCCGCAGCGGCTATGTGAGTGGCGATTTCCATTTGCGACTTGGAAAATCCGCGGCGTTGTAATTCATTCTTGGCTCGCTCACGCAAATTCGCTTGCTCGCTGCCCAACCAATAGATGACCGATTCGGTCGTGTAGGTTTCTAGCGGCGACTCGGTCAAAAAACTTGTCGGAACGACGGGGCTCCGAGCCGACGCGGTTGAGGGTGCCATCGACGGCGGAGCCGTGGACGCCTGATCCGTGGATGTTGGGGCCATCCCCCGTGGATCATGAACATCGTTCAACACGATCGATTCGTTGGGATTGACGGGCTTTAACGCCGACGCGGACGAGCGATAGACCGACGGCGCGGGCGGGGATTGCTCGGCGGCAGAGGCATTTTGAGAGGATCCGCCCGAGGAGATAATGGCGGGTTCGGCATCCGGCCATCCTGTCCATGCGTTGTCGGTATTGGCTTCGGAAACCGGCAGCGGTTTGGTGCGTACCGCCAATCGAACCGGCTGTTTGGGATCCAGGGGAGCGTCATCGACAACGCTCGCTCGGGCCCCGTCCGAAAGCGACATGCGCGACAAGGTGGTCGTCGCTAAGTTGTAGAGGGATTGAGATTCTTGGTCACTCTTTTGCACGGACTCCATGATCGTTTGTTGCAACAATCCGCAACTCCAACCGGTCCGCGACTCGGCAAGGGAGTCGGAGACCGTATCGAGTGCCATCACCATCGCGTGGTGGTGTTTGCGAGCGGTATTCCAATCGAGCGACGTCCACGTGTTCTGGGACTCCAGCAGCAATTCGTACGCCGTCCGCGCCACTTCGGGCTGATGGTCGGTCATGGCATGGACCAGCGAATCGATCGCTGGCAAACCGAGTTCCGAAATTTGTAGCAGTCGTTGCTGTTTTTCTGCGACTTGAAGACTCTCAAAGTCACGCATCCATTGTTTGACAATCCATTGTTTGCTGTAACTTCCCACTGCCAACGTCACGCCAAACAAGATCGCCACGATCGAAAAAAACTTGAGTGAGGTTTTGAATGCTTGGCGACCCGATCCCGGTTTCCCTGCGTTTCGCTTGACCGACCCATGGAGGTGCAGTGCGAAAGGATTGGGTAAATCGTGGGGGGCGCCGGATTGCATGTCAAAATCACCAGAATCAAGGAAGCTGCGGTCAATGGATTGTCGTGACAGAGGGCTTCCCGAGGCAAGGTCATTTTGACGCCGAACGGACGAGTCCGCGAGCGACGAGATCGGCGTATTCATCACGTAAAACGCGGCGATACGCGGCGAGATCCTGCGTGTGTTGTTCCTTCATCCGCTGTGGAATATCGACCCCACCGATGGCATCGGCGAGGATCGCCCCCAAGGCCGGCAGCGACTCAGGCGATACGAGCGGCTGGATCCAAACCACACGTGCAGAGGAATCGACTAGCAATAGCGTGCCTGGCGCGATTGATAGCTTTCTTGCCAATTCATTTTCCTGGTCCCAGATCAGGGGCAGTGAGATCGATTGACGAAGGATCTGTTTCACTTCGTCTCGTAGCGAAACGGCGTCATCGAGCAGCAGCACCGCACGCGAACGCTCGGCCAATTCCGCAGGCAATTGTTGGCTCCAATCTTGCAGCACGAGCGCCGAGTTCAACGCGTTGGCGTCGTCAGCAAAATAGACGATCGCCGTCACGCTGGATTCGCTTTGGGGACGCCCCGCCGCAAAATCGTAAGGCTTTCGGTCGGAGGTTTTTAAACGGTTACTATCAATCCGAGTGCCGAGGCTGGATGGCGTCGACGCAGGAGGCAGTGGGACGAAATGGCCGACAAACTTGGGGGATTCGGGCAGCGAGTCGGCCGTCGGGGTTGTCTCCGGCGCGTCAAAGCTCGCCTCACGCAATTCAAGCGTCAACCGAATCGTGTGGGGCGAGGGAGTCGCCGGGATTTGCAGCGACGGAAGATCGACCTGGCGTATCAATCCCTGCTGGGGGTCGACCCAAAAAGCGTAGCGCTGATCGCCGCTAAGCACCTTGATCTCTTGGCAAAGCGTTTGTTCGATCGTCTGTTGTTCGCCGTATGCGAATTCGTGCGAATCATGAAACAGTTGCTTCATCGGGGCTTCGGCAAAGAGCCACTCCAATTGGGGAGGCGGCCCGGCTAATCCCGCAGCGACTTGTTCGACCAAAATCGGGTCGGTTAACAGCTGCTTCAACTCGGGGCGGCGGCCAATCGGCGGCGCCCGCAACACTTGTGAATCAAAGTTTTTAGTGGAGGGGTCGACGATCCAGGCTGTCATTCCTTCGGAATCGGACCACAGCCGAGTGTCGTAGGCCTGCACATAGACGGTGTCATGGTTGGTCCAAACGCTTAACGGAGCCACCTTGGTTTCAGGATGGGAGTTGCCCCCTTGTTCCACCGTCATCCGGACTTGCCCCCGATCGCGGTAAGAGCCTGCGGCGTGGTAGCGAGAAAAGATTGCTTGCAAATAATCACGTGGCTTCATTTGCCGGAATGCAACCGTGCGAACCGAGCCGGATGGGAGATTGTCCGCAGGGGGAACCACGGTATCGTCCGCCGAATCACATCCCGCGATCACACCGCAGAGTAGAAATCCGCCGAGAAGCGAGCGGAGAAGTGAAATTCGCTTCATCGGAATGCTTTGCTTTGCAGGTATTGGCAGGTAAGGGTGGCCAAGGGCGCTGGCACGAAACAGGGTGTGCTAGGCGAGATTACGAAAACCAGGCCGTTGGTCACAATCGCATCTGTTCGTTCCGCTCCTGCAGACGGTTTTTGTCAGGACCTTACAGACTCGGGCCGTAGCTGCGTTCGCCAGAACGCGGTCCACCGTCTGGCGACGGTAACTACCGCACAATTAAAAATGCACTTCTCCTTAAACAAGCAAGGAAAAACAAACAAGGCATTTGTCATTGGATCAATCATTACTTAGCAATGAGTCGTCTTTTGCAAATAATCCTAATTCGGTCTGTGCAATCGCGCTCGACCGTAACTAACCCGAGAAGATTGAGATTACGAATCAAGTGGAAAACCAAATCGAATTAGCGAATCAAAGTTCACGAGCCTCGGGCGTGTGAGCTTCACCCCCCATCAAGCACAACGACCCTGTCGTGCATGACGTTGTCCGATCTAGCGATATCGAGACTCGGGGGCACATCGGCTTTCGATTAGCGTAATTTAGTGCGGATAAGTGGTCAGAAAACTTTGCTGCGTTAACCACTCATCTGCGCTACTCATCTGCGCTAATCGAACACGAGTCAATGCATTGCACACGCGTGAACGACTACAGGTTCGGTTGCCTAGCATGATCTTGCCGCACATGCCCTGCGGGTACGGCTACGTTGGTAATTCACGGGCGCTGGCGTATCATTAGCTATTCGTTCTTCAAAATCGCTCGCCCGTGCAAACTCGGCGTCGGCAAACACTTTCGTTGGGCGACCTGGATGTTTCGTATCGCCACCTCCTTGCTGCTGTTGCCGATGCTTTGCGGTTGCAATTCGCAGACGCCGACTACCGCCCCACCTACTTTGACGGCAACGGTCATTTCGTACGAACCCAATGCGGAATGGGATCACTTCGAGGATGGATCGTTCGCCACCTACGACCACCTGAGACTGAAACTTGATTCCGAAGACTCATTTTCGGTTGCTGTGTCACCGGACGATCTTCCCGACGACTCTCCGTTGCGTCGTTCCGGCACACGATTCACGTTTACGCTTACTGAACCGCTCGATACGGATACACACCTTGCATGGGGTGCGTTCCACAATCCAACGATCATCGACTAGCCGGTCGCCTAACATGGTATTTACGCAAGATCGCTTTGCGATCACCTTCGCTGCTTCGCGGGCGTGGACCTTTATTGGTCAACGGTTGGGTAATTCCGAGTCACTCGCTTTGTCGATGGCGGTGACGTGAAATCTTCTGTTAGGCGGACGAAATGGCGATCAATCCTTACGATACGCCCTCGAAGGCATCGCCCACGCAAACGCCTGCCTACCGCCATTCTCGCGGAATGGCACTCATCATTACCGCACTTTCGTTGCTGGGCTTTGGCGTTGTCGGTTTTCAACTTCTGGCATGGTACGCGTTTTCAACCATGGTTGATCCCGCGTTACCAGAATCGGAACGATCGAGAATCATCGCGGATCGATTTCTGTTCAGCGATGGCTCGTACCAGATTGTCCTCGTCTTTGTGTTTGCCGTGATCGCCGCGACTGGCCTAGCGTCAGGGGGCGTCCATCTTGCCGTTGCCATCTTTCACGCACCGACTGCACGTACGGCAATGCTCTTGAGTTGCACCGGCGGATTGCTTGGAGCGATCACGTTGGTTGCTGTGTTCCTGCTGCGATGCGCGTAGCGCCGCGCAACACTGAATGCCGCGAGGGGCCATCGGCCACACCTGCGATTTGGTCTCAAGCTGCGCCCCATCCGTGGGTGCTGGCGATCGACGCCATTTTTAAGAGAATGGAGGTGGATCGAGCGACAAAAATGTCGTGATGGATCCCTTGGGGACGCCGAACCGCTGGCCCCTTCTTATTCCCCGTTGGCAAAGAACGCTGCATTGAATCAATCTACCAATCCCGCCCCAGTCGCTGAGCGAATCGTTTCTAACGAGATTTGGCAATACGAAAGCGGTTTTAATCGCCGCGTTACGGATGTGGCGGGCGCGACGCGCGATGCCCTTCGCGGCCCCATCGATTTTCCGCCGCTGACCGCTGCGATCCTGCCCGGAGAGCGAATCGCTTTGGCGGTGGATCCCAATGTGCCAGAGGTCGGTGAGGTGATTCGCGGCGTGTTGTTAGCAATCGAAGAAGCCGATTGTGAAGCGATCGACATTGTGTTGTGGGACGAAACGAGCGATGAGCTGTTGCAGCAATTGCAAAGCGAGTTCGAAACGATCGCTCATGTCACTCGTCATGATGCTCAAAAACGCGACTCGCTGCGTTATCTAGGCGTGGATGTCGATGACGAGCCGATTTACTTGAGCCGCTTTCTTGTCGATGCCGACCTGGTCTTGCCGGTCTTAGCCGCCCGTGCTTGGGATGCGGCGGGGGCAAATCCACTGAGCGGCGTCTACCCGATGCTGGCCGATTCCAACACCCGTTTACGACATCAAAAAACACTCCATTCCCCTGCGGCGAAACCGCAAACTTCGAACGAGTCCCAGGTCGGATGGATGCTCGGCGTGCAGATCATGTTGGCGGTCGCAGCGAACTCCGATGGAGAGGTGGGGGCCGTCTTTGCAGGTACGCCCGATGGGATTCGCCCCTCGTTTGAACGTCCTCGTCAAGAAGACGATGAATGCCCACCGGCGCCGCTGGTCGTGGCGACGATCGAGGGTTCAAAGCAACAGCAATCGTGGGCGAATTTTTCACGCGCGATCGCGGTCGCGGCCACGCACGCCGCGCCAGGCGGCACGATCGTGATCTGGTCCGACATTGAGCAACCCGCGAGCGACCGATTGGTGATGCGATTGAGCAGCGAACGCGATTTTGGGGATTTGGACTCCCAGAATGAGGAGTCTGAAGACGACGCGATTGCCGCGCTAGGGCAATCCGATGATGGCTTCACGATCTGGGACGACTCGATCGCGATGGCTCGCTCGATCGAGCGCGTGCGTTGTGAGTACCGCGTGCTGTTCCACAGCAAGCTTGGGATGGAGCTGGCCGAATCACTTGGATTAGGAGCGATCGAATCGCTCGATGCCCTTGAGCATCTCAGCGGATCGTTCGAAGGTTGTGGCATTTTGCGAGCGGCTCAATTCGCCGGGGGAACGTTTGATGAGCCTCCAGTGCACTAAAGAATTGGTTCAGAATTCATTGCGTTCGTTCCGAATAAGCTTTAAGTGGCCTCCTGCGTATTGAGCGTGACTCGCGTAGGAGCGGCAAGCCAGAGTCCGGCGCAATCGCCTGCGGTCGATTCACCCACGCTGCCAACTTTCCGAAAAGCGAGATCTCATGGCCGAAGTCGCGATCGAATATGCTCACCATTTTTGCCCCAATTGTGGGACGCCCAATGCATATCTCGGTAGCGTGCCGTTTCGTTGCAAGCAATGTGGCTTCGCAAACTTTTTTGGCCCCTGTGGAGCGGTGGGGGCTCTCGTGACGAACGACCAAGGTCAATTGCTCTTGGTGCGACGAGCACGCAACCCCGAAAAGGGAAAATGGGGTTTGCCAGGCGGGTTTGTCGATCGCTGTGAAACGGTGGAGCAGGCGCTTGCCAGGGAAGTGTTCGAGGAGACCCAGTTAACGGTTTCCCACCACGACTTTTTAATGTCACATCCCAATGATTACCGCTACGGCGGGATTGTCGTTTCGGTGATCGATCTGTTCTTCGTTTGCCAAGTCAGTAACGAAAACGAGATCGCACTTCAGGAAACCGAGTTAACCGAGTACCGCTACGTCGAAAACGATTCGGAGCTTTTCGATCAAATGGCGTTTCCGTCGAACCGGATCGCGATCGATTATTGGCGGAAGTCCACTTCGTAGCATTAAGCTCAAACGCTGCAGAAAAACGTCTTCGTGCACGCTGGCCGGTGACGGGCTGGCTGTTGACGGGGCGCATTGTCTTGGATCTGCGGCTGCCGATGGTGGACGTTAAAGCGGCGTTTGGTTGGCAAAACTCGCTCCCCGCTAAGTGAGGGGGTGGCCGCGTCCTTGGCTTCGGGACGATTGGGGCTTCGCTGCGCCGCTCATCGATTTGCTTCCGCGTGTGTGGGGTGGGGTGGGGGGGCTTCTGGTTCACTCTTTGGGCCGTTTTCGGTCGGCCATTTTGTGAAATCTTTTTCGCTTTGCGTGTTGCGAATAATCAATCCAATGACTAAATTTCTTCTTGTTGCAAGTGATTCTCAATAGCAAGCCTGGGGTTTCCAGCGAGTGAAACCCCTGATTTTGGAGAGATAAGAATGGGCAAGGATTCACGTCATCGTATTGGTTTCACGCTGGTGGAATTACTGGTGGTCATCGCGATCATCGGCGTTCTGGTGGGGTTATTGTTGCCGGCGGTCCAGGCGGCTCGTGAAGCGGCCCGTCGGATGAGCTGTAGCAATAACTTGAAGCAGATCGGATTGGCGGTTCACAACTATGAATCGTCCACCCAATCGCTACCTGCGGCTTGGTCCAAGCCTGGGATGACGGGGGATGGATGGTCTGCACAAGCTCGGATCTTGCCTTATCTCGAGGCGGTTGCGCTCGGCTCGGAGATTGATTACGGAGCCGGTTACGGTGCCGCGACGATCGAAGTTGACGGGGTCGCGATTCCCATCTCCAGCTTTCGCGTGCCAACCTATTTGTGCCCCAGCGAAGTCAAGGACACCCAGCGTCTCGGCAGTGGTGGTCCCGAACACTACCCATTGAGCTACGGCTATAACGGCGGCGTTTGGTTCACCTACGATGCCAATAGCGGTACGGTTGGCGACGGGACCTTTGCTGCAGGCCGGTATTTGAAGTTCCGCGATTGTTTGGATGGACTCAGTAACACGTTGGCGTTTTCAGAGGTCAAAGCGTGGACCCCTTACTATCGTGACGCGGGACAAGCCGGCAATTTGACCCTTCCAAATCTGCCTGCGGAAGTTTGTGCACTGGGCGGATCGTTCAAGGCCGATACCGGACACACCGAATGGGTCGACGGACGCGTTCATCAAAGCGGTTTCACCACGACGTTCACGCCGAACAAGAAAGTGCTTTGCATCGAGAGCGGCGTTGAGTACGACGCTGACTTTACCAATTTCCGCGAAGGGAAAACCGGGGCCGCTCCGCTCCCCAAGACGTACGCCGCGGTGACTTCGCGGAGTTATCATCCTGGCGGCGTGAACACCAGTTTGATGGATGGTTCCATCCGCTTTGTGAGCGATTCGATCGATCTGGAATTATGGCGAGGTTTGTCGACACGCGGCGGTCGCGAAGTGGTTTCGCTTCCTTAGCTCGGTTGGGCTCCGGCGTGGGCTCCGGCGTGGGCTACGACGCTTGTTGAATTCAATAAAAAAACGCCCCGTGGAATTGTTTCCACGG
This window encodes:
- a CDS encoding NACHT domain-containing protein; translation: MIEAKTAMERAFLLLAEAELGTCSTWPRPGWQQASAPGSRGSHSNALSANGQGPDEHRSLEDRVESLAILLDILPRSRRSELNSLVSMWSQHYSASRFVSADELRRITRRCLRTRTAQTATVPNFFATAASIAQQGRDADAAVLSSVTRSQTECSPTAEQHCVDGLQTWFEHLHRKQCWTHLPSVVPGDKPVAVNEMYVELLLKTDRSGERELGLGSAGIGDLPNAATSCRHPVPQSHDDVGDPSEWRENDSLLDIRTIVARTLNRCVIVGSPGSGKSTLIQWLAQEVVRGGIRDFDVPIVIELKQYARSLAEHPDLTPLQHFFRSLGNRHLDSDAASVWLRRVSRSHHRVLLMFDGWDEVPAESRANVREQLESEASDFVTLVTSRPSGVPQSLCDREHVDFYRIANLSSRSAAQLATNIIRNRFHSHPAGDGYANAIIEQIQSSAELRTLAKNPFLLGHVVHVLADASTRPGSLNPAKAIEQVVAWVRKQHNFVADPSNLLRVEHLQSLSRFAFDRLFAAERGREWFHETQLQQVTTSDGVSETPLLQSRFIDRGDAMIDEYRFSCPAFQTFFAALHVTSIQCATTQAAIFDQAIHASNRTEVLNHAVGLSEAFRKVSLERAAYWLRHGDGFHQILLRLAKLAAIARQVQGNVHANDAKSKDWSSLIEPIRNKLWRLTQESCDPIATRAYVQSLAELDPAFLLRKAISSVDLDEFVLRCIHRCLPDDSGFGGERVPRRNVTREGGDLPHATLVPLERDRVVRRLAALSPDHPEVKQGIQRLAGQSVRDGANVIMAIASASMVCGDVRATAIEIAMRSADQRILDCMANQIEREHDPRVQKSLLRLALERPVAFDLGWLETQIRKDLEHSFHSLMVRVYGCGAAPRTPDERLRIRRFFSDLVISAMNHGDSRSTGSLTECLRLVAHTDAGGLVDDRVVSAAIDRMIRFSKAPQSQRPEGVLLAARVLVGIPSLGNRIHLKKTLDVALDLVSSWSTGTIPLTEAEVMRRERFATAIAQCLVEVDCGLLLGYDRSCRPVQTALQSAAFEHGWLVFNERVLDRDGVEIAIADGDSLDPVGCTTSEAIQEIMHDLPPRQRSDFLSYWHMVCEGDADYVLTERETVHEAICTVMASDLNTELSERLWSCYQEGKPPSFASWKKNLARVVQRYENRPELLAHLQQLGLGIHKRKPR
- a CDS encoding HEAT repeat domain-containing protein, which codes for MNTPISSLADSSVRRQNDLASGSPLSRQSIDRSFLDSGDFDMQSGAPHDLPNPFALHLHGSVKRNAGKPGSGRQAFKTSLKFFSIVAILFGVTLAVGSYSKQWIVKQWMRDFESLQVAEKQQRLLQISELGLPAIDSLVHAMTDHQPEVARTAYELLLESQNTWTSLDWNTARKHHHAMVMALDTVSDSLAESRTGWSCGLLQQTIMESVQKSDQESQSLYNLATTTLSRMSLSDGARASVVDDAPLDPKQPVRLAVRTKPLPVSEANTDNAWTGWPDAEPAIISSGGSSQNASAAEQSPPAPSVYRSSASALKPVNPNESIVLNDVHDPRGMAPTSTDQASTAPPSMAPSTASARSPVVPTSFLTESPLETYTTESVIYWLGSEQANLRERAKNELQRRGFSKSQMEIATHIAAADVGSRIELVDTISRSSIDDPRPWLTLLLNDESREVRLRTISVIATMNDSAMNQKLRQRLVDERDPIVNAKIRGVLKLR
- a CDS encoding lactate racemase domain-containing protein — protein: MNQSTNPAPVAERIVSNEIWQYESGFNRRVTDVAGATRDALRGPIDFPPLTAAILPGERIALAVDPNVPEVGEVIRGVLLAIEEADCEAIDIVLWDETSDELLQQLQSEFETIAHVTRHDAQKRDSLRYLGVDVDDEPIYLSRFLVDADLVLPVLAARAWDAAGANPLSGVYPMLADSNTRLRHQKTLHSPAAKPQTSNESQVGWMLGVQIMLAVAANSDGEVGAVFAGTPDGIRPSFERPRQEDDECPPAPLVVATIEGSKQQQSWANFSRAIAVAATHAAPGGTIVIWSDIEQPASDRLVMRLSSERDFGDLDSQNEESEDDAIAALGQSDDGFTIWDDSIAMARSIERVRCEYRVLFHSKLGMELAESLGLGAIESLDALEHLSGSFEGCGILRAAQFAGGTFDEPPVH
- a CDS encoding NUDIX hydrolase → MAEVAIEYAHHFCPNCGTPNAYLGSVPFRCKQCGFANFFGPCGAVGALVTNDQGQLLLVRRARNPEKGKWGLPGGFVDRCETVEQALAREVFEETQLTVSHHDFLMSHPNDYRYGGIVVSVIDLFFVCQVSNENEIALQETELTEYRYVENDSELFDQMAFPSNRIAIDYWRKSTS
- a CDS encoding DUF1559 domain-containing protein, producing MGKDSRHRIGFTLVELLVVIAIIGVLVGLLLPAVQAAREAARRMSCSNNLKQIGLAVHNYESSTQSLPAAWSKPGMTGDGWSAQARILPYLEAVALGSEIDYGAGYGAATIEVDGVAIPISSFRVPTYLCPSEVKDTQRLGSGGPEHYPLSYGYNGGVWFTYDANSGTVGDGTFAAGRYLKFRDCLDGLSNTLAFSEVKAWTPYYRDAGQAGNLTLPNLPAEVCALGGSFKADTGHTEWVDGRVHQSGFTTTFTPNKKVLCIESGVEYDADFTNFREGKTGAAPLPKTYAAVTSRSYHPGGVNTSLMDGSIRFVSDSIDLELWRGLSTRGGREVVSLP